One genomic region from Nitrospira sp. encodes:
- the argS gene encoding arginine--tRNA ligase, which translates to MSQGLVQEKVTTALLGALNGAKQKGQLKTTAWPTLTLDAPKRPEWGDLASTVAMSLASSEHKAPHDIAQIIVENLPQREQMFDRVEIVRPGFLNLTVKPALWQEVLREIELQGDRYGRAAVGTGHRVLVEYVSANPTGPLHVGHGRGAAVGQAVVRLLHAIGYDAVGEYYINDAGRQMKLLGASVYARYQELSGRTVEFPRDGYHGSYITAVAQQLKEPLDRVAGELTPADLEARCLSLAYQKLLGLIRDDLMAFGIEIQSWFSEASLLESKAIERALDELKARELLFQQEGAWWFRASMYGDEKDRVVMKQDGEYTYLASDIAYHHDKLRRGYDLLIDVFGADHHGYIPRMQAVMQAYGHPKDRLHVVLVQLVKLLRDGVEVKMSKRTGEFITMREVIDEVGADAAKFYFLMRDSKTHLEFDLELAKQRSADNPVYYVQYAHARICSLWRVASERGMTRPSALETDLTVLTDPDELGLIKKLSAYPEIIQASALAFEPHRVTYYLQQLAALLHMFYNKHRVLPSATDQEHCESASAEVLTPKRTAARLVLMGAVQQVLRNGLDVLGISAPEHM; encoded by the coding sequence GTGTCTCAAGGACTCGTGCAAGAGAAGGTTACAACGGCCCTGCTTGGCGCCCTCAATGGCGCGAAGCAAAAAGGGCAGTTGAAGACGACGGCTTGGCCCACACTTACTCTCGACGCGCCCAAACGACCGGAGTGGGGGGACCTCGCTTCCACGGTGGCTATGTCTCTGGCCTCCTCTGAGCACAAGGCACCTCATGATATCGCCCAAATCATCGTAGAAAACCTTCCTCAAAGAGAGCAGATGTTTGATCGTGTCGAGATCGTTCGTCCCGGTTTCTTGAATCTTACGGTTAAACCGGCTCTCTGGCAGGAGGTTCTCCGCGAAATTGAGCTGCAAGGAGATCGCTATGGCCGGGCCGCTGTCGGAACAGGCCATCGCGTGTTGGTTGAGTATGTGAGCGCAAATCCGACCGGTCCATTGCACGTTGGTCATGGCAGGGGTGCTGCGGTCGGGCAGGCAGTTGTCCGGTTACTACATGCGATCGGATACGATGCCGTGGGCGAGTATTATATCAATGACGCAGGACGACAGATGAAATTGTTGGGCGCGTCGGTGTACGCTCGTTACCAAGAATTGTCGGGGCGGACCGTCGAATTTCCTAGGGACGGCTACCATGGTTCGTACATCACAGCTGTGGCACAACAGCTCAAGGAGCCACTCGACCGCGTAGCTGGTGAACTGACCCCTGCCGACCTGGAGGCTCGATGCCTTTCGCTTGCCTATCAGAAACTGCTAGGGTTGATCCGTGACGATCTTATGGCATTCGGCATCGAGATCCAATCCTGGTTCAGCGAAGCTTCGCTTCTGGAGTCCAAAGCCATCGAGCGTGCTCTGGATGAATTGAAAGCTCGTGAACTCCTGTTTCAACAGGAAGGGGCCTGGTGGTTTCGAGCGTCGATGTACGGGGATGAAAAGGACCGCGTCGTCATGAAGCAGGACGGAGAGTACACATATTTGGCTTCCGACATCGCTTATCACCACGACAAGCTCCGGCGCGGCTACGATCTGCTGATCGATGTCTTTGGTGCTGACCACCACGGATATATCCCCCGCATGCAAGCCGTCATGCAAGCCTATGGACATCCCAAAGATCGTCTCCATGTCGTGCTGGTCCAATTGGTGAAGCTGTTGCGCGATGGAGTCGAGGTGAAGATGTCCAAACGGACGGGGGAATTCATTACGATGCGGGAAGTCATCGATGAGGTCGGAGCCGACGCCGCAAAATTCTATTTCTTGATGCGGGATTCCAAGACTCATCTGGAGTTCGATTTGGAGTTGGCGAAGCAACGGTCAGCCGACAATCCGGTGTACTACGTCCAATATGCTCATGCCAGGATCTGCAGCCTCTGGCGTGTGGCCTCCGAAAGAGGAATGACCCGTCCGTCTGCATTGGAGACGGATCTGACTGTCTTAACTGACCCCGATGAATTGGGACTGATCAAAAAGCTTTCCGCCTATCCTGAAATTATCCAAGCCAGCGCGCTGGCCTTTGAGCCGCACCGTGTGACGTATTACCTTCAGCAATTGGCAGCGCTTCTTCATATGTTCTATAACAAACACCGTGTTTTGCCCTCTGCGACCGATCAGGAGCATTGTGAGTCAGCGTCCGCCGAAGTCCTCACGCCAAAACGAACTGCGGCGCGTCTAGTCTTGATGGGGGCGGTCCAGCAAGTCCTCAGAAACGGGCTTGACGTGCTCGGTATCTCCGCGCCTGAGCACATGTAA
- the secF gene encoding protein translocase subunit SecF → MKPTMISLQGKAQSDQKGARMLEILGKTNIDFMGKRKFSFLLSGIMVLLGLIALVQIARGAANLGIDFAGGTAVQLKFEQQVRIDEARKALETNGLSDAELQEFGLDNKLLIRVKASTTIEEKTADRVVGIFAKEFPANKFVVDSTTEIGPTIGKKLQEDALVAIVISFAGIILYIAARFELRFGVAAALSTFHDVLAVVGAFYLLDKEITLLIVTALLTLAGYSLTDTVVVFDRIRENLMLRRRESEEATINAAINQVLSRTIVTSSTVVLVLIPLTVAGGEVLHDFSLALLWGVIVGTYSSVFVASPLLLLWPGAPGRLLKRS, encoded by the coding sequence ATGAAACCGACGATGATCAGTCTTCAGGGGAAGGCCCAAAGCGATCAAAAGGGAGCGCGCATGTTAGAGATTCTCGGGAAGACCAACATTGACTTCATGGGCAAGCGCAAGTTCTCGTTTCTCCTTTCAGGGATTATGGTCTTGCTCGGTCTCATCGCTCTCGTGCAGATTGCCCGAGGCGCGGCTAATTTGGGCATCGACTTCGCGGGAGGGACGGCTGTTCAACTCAAGTTCGAACAGCAGGTCCGGATCGATGAAGCCCGCAAGGCCCTGGAAACCAACGGCTTGAGTGATGCGGAGTTGCAGGAATTTGGACTAGACAACAAGCTCCTCATTCGGGTGAAGGCTTCCACGACGATCGAAGAGAAGACCGCGGATCGTGTGGTGGGAATCTTCGCCAAAGAGTTCCCTGCCAATAAATTCGTGGTCGACTCCACCACTGAGATCGGACCGACCATCGGGAAGAAGCTTCAGGAAGATGCGCTCGTCGCAATCGTCATCTCATTTGCGGGCATTATCCTGTACATTGCGGCGCGATTCGAGCTCCGGTTCGGCGTCGCCGCCGCGTTGTCGACGTTTCATGACGTCTTGGCCGTGGTCGGGGCTTTCTACCTCTTGGACAAAGAAATTACCCTCCTGATCGTGACCGCGCTCTTGACGCTGGCGGGATATTCCTTGACCGACACCGTCGTGGTGTTTGATCGGATCAGAGAAAATCTGATGTTGCGGCGTCGAGAAAGCGAAGAAGCGACGATCAACGCCGCCATCAATCAGGTGTTGAGCCGTACCATTGTGACCAGCTCAACCGTGGTGCTCGTTCTTATCCCGTTGACCGTGGCAGGCGGGGAAGTTCTGCACGATTTCTCACTTGCCCTGCTCTGGGGTGTGATTGTCGGCACCTAT
- the secD gene encoding protein translocase subunit SecD — MKKISGRLWLLTLVILVSVVAFLPSYQPTYQALPSWMKGVLPNKGITLGLDLQGGIHMVLEVDEDRAVEIAVDRSVTALQDLVAEKKVAADSIKRTEHDRITVQLQNSDAKAAAQKLADNFPIFVEKESAGSTNTVVWELREAEAKRIKDSAINQALETIRNRIDQFGVAEPIVQRQGLKQIVVQLPGVKDPKRAKDLIKETALLEFKMLDEDIHLDLPARVPKDKEAEVIQQFAGKMPEGDQILFERMVDKDTGLEFRIPYVVKKRVMLTGDVLSDARVAIGQFNDSYVSITFDSKGGQEFERITGENVKKRMAVVLDNTIYSAPVIQERISGGRAQITGTFTTQEANDLAIVLRAGALPAPLKIVQDLTVGPSLGQDSIDKGVRATLIAGAMVVIFMIVYYRLSGLIADFALVLNLVCLMGALSALTATLTLPGIAGIVLTIGMGVDSNVLIFERIREELRGGKAVRSAIDAGYDKALLTIVDSHVTTLITGVALFLFGTGPIKGFAVTLCLGIAINLFTALVGTKVIFDLLYHRQKVEALSI, encoded by the coding sequence ATGAAAAAAATAAGCGGGCGCTTATGGTTATTAACGCTGGTTATCTTGGTCTCGGTAGTGGCCTTTCTCCCATCGTATCAGCCGACGTATCAGGCTTTGCCAAGCTGGATGAAGGGAGTCCTCCCGAACAAGGGTATTACCTTGGGGTTGGATCTGCAGGGCGGCATCCACATGGTCCTGGAGGTCGACGAGGACCGTGCGGTGGAGATCGCGGTGGACCGTTCCGTCACGGCGCTGCAAGATCTCGTTGCCGAAAAGAAAGTGGCGGCCGATTCCATCAAGCGAACCGAGCATGATCGAATCACGGTTCAGTTACAAAATTCAGACGCAAAGGCTGCGGCTCAAAAGCTAGCCGACAACTTCCCTATTTTTGTCGAGAAGGAGTCGGCGGGATCGACCAATACCGTCGTGTGGGAGCTTCGTGAGGCGGAAGCCAAGAGAATTAAGGATTCGGCGATCAATCAAGCCCTGGAAACCATCCGAAATCGGATCGATCAATTCGGAGTCGCGGAGCCGATCGTTCAGCGGCAGGGGTTGAAGCAAATCGTCGTTCAGCTGCCTGGTGTCAAGGATCCAAAACGAGCCAAGGATCTGATCAAGGAGACGGCGTTGCTCGAATTCAAAATGTTGGATGAAGACATCCACCTGGATCTACCGGCGCGTGTTCCGAAAGACAAAGAAGCCGAGGTGATCCAGCAGTTTGCAGGAAAAATGCCGGAAGGTGACCAGATCTTATTCGAACGAATGGTCGATAAGGACACCGGGCTTGAGTTTCGCATTCCCTATGTCGTCAAAAAACGGGTCATGCTGACCGGTGATGTGCTGAGCGATGCGCGTGTGGCCATCGGTCAATTCAACGATTCGTATGTGTCCATCACATTTGACTCCAAAGGGGGGCAGGAATTCGAACGAATTACAGGCGAGAACGTCAAGAAGCGTATGGCCGTCGTCCTCGATAACACCATCTACTCGGCGCCTGTTATCCAAGAACGTATCTCAGGGGGACGTGCGCAGATTACCGGAACCTTCACCACGCAGGAGGCCAATGATTTGGCGATTGTCCTACGCGCCGGCGCCTTACCCGCTCCATTGAAGATCGTCCAAGATCTCACGGTCGGACCATCGCTTGGACAAGATTCCATCGACAAGGGCGTCAGGGCGACCCTCATCGCAGGGGCGATGGTGGTGATTTTCATGATCGTGTATTACCGCCTCTCCGGGCTTATCGCCGATTTTGCGCTGGTGCTGAACCTTGTCTGCCTCATGGGCGCACTGTCCGCGTTGACCGCCACGTTAACGCTCCCCGGCATCGCCGGTATCGTGCTGACGATCGGAATGGGAGTCGACTCGAACGTCCTGATTTTTGAGCGCATTCGTGAAGAACTCCGTGGCGGAAAGGCCGTACGATCGGCAATCGATGCGGGTTACGACAAAGCGTTACTGACGATCGTCGACTCACACGTCACGACGTTGATCACAGGAGTTGCTTTGTTCCTCTTCGGGACCGGGCCCATCAAAGGGTTTGCCGTGACGTTGTGTCTTGGTATCGCCATCAACCTCTTCACGGCGTTGGTCGGGACAAAAGTCATTTTTGATCTGTTGTATCATCGACAAAAAGTCGAAGCGCTGAGCATCTAG
- the tgt gene encoding tRNA guanosine(34) transglycosylase Tgt, which yields MMQYQVQQSDRHSKGRIGLLTTGHAQVNTPAFMPVGSLGPVKGLEPEDLQSLGFRLILNNAYHLYLRPGHKIVADLGGLHAFTGWPGAILTDSGGFQIFSLAKLCEITDEGVTFQSHIDGATHFITPEKAIEIEEALGADIIMVLDQCVALPAGREIVQESVRRTQLWAERCQVSRRRTDQALFGIVQGGLEADLRVASARELVRLGFDGYAIGGLSVGESKPDMQAMLDVTVPELPERKPRYLMGVGHPEDLLEGVARGIDLFDCVAPSRHGRTGSLFTTTGRVVIKQAQYAEDERPIDSDCMCPVCRRYSRAYLHHLFMVKEMLGARLNTIHNLWYYSDLMRRIREALEEGTFQEFREAFYRHHNRQTMMVGLAESQESCRQSHGNGHT from the coding sequence ATGATGCAGTACCAAGTCCAACAATCCGACCGTCACTCAAAAGGCCGCATCGGCCTGCTTACGACCGGTCATGCACAGGTCAACACACCAGCCTTCATGCCGGTAGGCTCGTTGGGACCGGTCAAGGGGCTCGAACCGGAGGACCTCCAGAGTCTAGGGTTTCGACTCATCCTCAATAATGCCTATCACCTATACCTGCGCCCCGGTCATAAGATTGTGGCTGACCTGGGGGGGCTTCATGCCTTCACCGGATGGCCGGGAGCGATCCTCACCGACAGCGGTGGGTTTCAGATTTTCAGCCTAGCGAAGTTGTGTGAGATCACCGACGAGGGCGTCACGTTTCAATCGCACATCGATGGGGCGACGCACTTCATTACGCCGGAAAAAGCGATAGAGATCGAAGAGGCGTTGGGAGCCGATATCATCATGGTGTTGGATCAGTGTGTGGCGCTCCCTGCCGGTCGAGAGATCGTCCAGGAAAGTGTGCGTCGGACTCAGCTCTGGGCTGAGCGATGTCAGGTCAGCAGGCGACGAACGGATCAAGCCTTGTTCGGCATCGTACAGGGTGGACTGGAAGCGGACTTGCGAGTAGCTTCGGCGAGGGAGTTAGTCAGATTGGGGTTCGACGGCTATGCGATCGGCGGCTTGTCGGTCGGAGAAAGTAAGCCGGACATGCAGGCGATGCTCGATGTGACGGTGCCGGAGTTGCCGGAGAGAAAGCCCCGGTATCTCATGGGGGTTGGACATCCGGAAGATCTGCTTGAAGGGGTGGCTCGCGGGATCGATCTCTTCGATTGCGTTGCTCCCTCGCGTCATGGCAGAACAGGCTCGCTGTTTACAACGACAGGCCGGGTCGTCATCAAGCAAGCTCAATATGCTGAGGATGAACGACCGATCGATTCTGATTGCATGTGCCCGGTATGCCGCCGATACTCACGAGCCTATTTGCACCACTTGTTTATGGTCAAAGAAATGCTGGGAGCACGGCTGAATACGATTCATAACTTATGGTATTACTCCGACTTGATGCGCCGCATACGAGAAGCCTTGGAAGAGGGAACGTTCCAGGAGTTTCGGGAAGCATTTTATCGCCACCACAACCGACAGACAATGATGGTCGGTTTAGCAGAGAGTCAAGAATCGTGCAGACAATCGCATGGAAACGGTCATACATAG
- the yajC gene encoding preprotein translocase subunit YajC, producing MAWAEGTGGGGSPASGGAGGILSLIPFLLIFIIFYFLLIRPQQKKQKQQKTLLDALKKGDKVVTTSGIWGTITNMGKETVTLQIADNTKVKMQRENIARVRAEDDDKEKDS from the coding sequence ATGGCATGGGCTGAGGGAACGGGCGGAGGCGGCTCACCCGCCAGCGGAGGGGCGGGCGGAATTCTATCTCTGATCCCGTTCCTCTTGATCTTTATCATTTTTTATTTTCTTCTGATCCGGCCTCAACAGAAGAAGCAAAAGCAACAGAAGACGTTGTTGGACGCGTTGAAGAAGGGCGACAAGGTGGTCACGACGTCGGGGATCTGGGGCACCATCACCAACATGGGAAAAGAGACCGTGACGCTGCAGATTGCCGATAATACCAAGGTTAAAATGCAACGCGAGAATATTGCGCGAGTGCGTGCAGAGGATGACGACAAAGAAAAAGACTCGTAG